Proteins from a genomic interval of Providencia stuartii:
- a CDS encoding multifunctional CCA addition/repair protein yields the protein MKIYLVGGAVRDELLGLPVSDRDYVVVGSTPDEMLAQGFQQVGKDFPVFLHPKTHEEYALARTERKTGSGYTGFSCYSAPDVTIEDDLLRRDLTINAIAKDDQGQLTDPYHGVDDLNARILRHVSDAFAEDPLRILRVARFAARFSALGFQIAPETMTLMQTMTASGELTHLTAERVWAETEKALRSNSPQVYFEVLRQCGALAVLFPEIDNLFGIPAPAKWHPEIDTGIHTLMALGMAAELSSDVDIRFSVLCHDVGKALTPKHLWPSHPNHGEAGVALIDNLCDRLKVPNSARELARLSARFHDKIHVINRLSATELIQLFDGLDSWRKPERIIQLSLISEADARGRAGLEQQAYPQGEFLRQAFATAQTVSVKPIIEQGFQGPQIREELTRQRIAHVEQWRQQQTTLSLHP from the coding sequence ATGAAAATATATCTGGTGGGCGGAGCCGTTCGCGATGAATTGCTTGGGCTTCCAGTCTCCGATAGAGACTATGTGGTAGTCGGGTCAACACCCGATGAGATGTTGGCACAAGGTTTTCAACAGGTGGGAAAGGACTTCCCTGTATTTCTGCATCCGAAAACGCATGAAGAGTATGCTTTAGCCAGAACAGAACGTAAAACAGGTTCTGGCTATACTGGATTTAGTTGCTATTCAGCGCCAGATGTCACTATTGAGGATGACCTTTTACGTCGCGACCTCACCATTAATGCCATCGCTAAAGATGACCAAGGCCAACTCACTGACCCCTATCATGGGGTAGATGACCTCAACGCACGTATTCTACGCCACGTTTCCGATGCCTTTGCTGAAGATCCACTACGTATACTGCGTGTTGCACGTTTTGCCGCACGTTTCTCAGCACTGGGGTTTCAGATCGCGCCTGAAACCATGACGTTGATGCAAACCATGACCGCATCCGGTGAGCTAACACATCTCACCGCAGAGCGTGTTTGGGCCGAAACTGAAAAAGCGCTGAGGTCAAACTCGCCACAGGTCTACTTTGAAGTATTGCGTCAATGCGGTGCCCTTGCGGTTCTGTTCCCTGAAATTGATAATCTGTTTGGTATTCCAGCTCCAGCCAAGTGGCACCCTGAAATTGATACGGGTATCCACACTCTCATGGCATTAGGTATGGCAGCAGAACTCAGCTCTGACGTCGACATTCGCTTCTCTGTACTCTGCCATGATGTCGGTAAGGCACTCACACCAAAACATCTTTGGCCTAGCCACCCTAATCATGGTGAAGCAGGTGTCGCGCTGATAGATAATTTATGCGATCGATTGAAAGTTCCCAATAGTGCTAGAGAGCTGGCACGACTCAGTGCCCGTTTTCATGACAAAATCCATGTGATTAATAGGCTAAGCGCGACAGAACTCATTCAATTGTTTGATGGATTGGATAGTTGGCGTAAACCTGAACGAATTATTCAGTTAAGCCTAATCAGTGAGGCTGACGCACGTGGACGAGCTGGCCTTGAACAGCAAGCTTACCCACAAGGAGAATTCCTGCGCCAAGCCTTTGCCACCGCGCAAACAGTCAGTGTTAAACCTATTATCGAGCAAGGCTTTCAAGGGCCACAAATCCGCGAAGAACTCACTCGTCAACGTATTGCACATGTAGAACAGTGGCGACAACAACAAACCACCTTATCACTTCATCCATAA
- the folB gene encoding bifunctional dihydroneopterin aldolase/7,8-dihydroneopterin epimerase: MDIVFIEQLSVITTIGVYDWEQEIEQKLVLDIEMGWDNKRASRSDKVKDCLDYAQISQAIITHVSKNKFGLVERVAEEVAQLLLNDFCSPWVRIKVAKPGAVARAKSVGVVIERGTKRA; the protein is encoded by the coding sequence CCACTATTGGTGTATATGACTGGGAACAAGAAATTGAGCAGAAACTGGTGCTCGATATCGAAATGGGATGGGATAACAAACGAGCATCAAGGAGCGATAAAGTAAAAGATTGTCTCGATTACGCGCAAATTAGCCAAGCCATCATAACTCATGTTAGCAAAAATAAATTTGGCTTAGTAGAGAGAGTTGCTGAAGAGGTGGCTCAACTTTTATTAAATGACTTTTGTAGTCCTTGGGTGCGCATTAAAGTCGCTAAACCCGGTGCCGTTGCCCGCGCTAAAAGTGTCGGTGTAGTGATTGAAAGAGGCACTAAAAGGGCTTAA